The following nucleotide sequence is from Bacteroidales bacterium.
GGCAGGGAGTTTCCGATTTTAAAGTGATCGAAGCCATGTATAAAGTTGAACGCCATCGTTTTGTGCCGGAAAATATGCAGCCCTATGCTTACAGGGATCAGCCCCTGCCGATCGGTGAAGGGCAAACCATTTCGCAACCGTCGCTGGTTGCATTTATGACCGAGTTGCTTGAACTAAAAAGAACGGACAAGGTGCTCGAAATCGGAACTGGTTCCGGTTACCAGGCTGCCATTCTCGGCGAATTGGTTGACAGTGTTTTCACTATTGAAATCATTGAGCCGCTTGGCAAAAGATCAATGCAGTTGCTCGACGAACTGGGGTATGAAAATATACATGTAATGATCGGCGACGGATACCTGGGATGGCCGGAGCATGCGCCTTTCGACGCCATTATCGTAACCTGCGCGCCGACGGATATTCCGCAGCCCTTGCAGGATCAACTGTCCGAAGGGGGAAGAATGGTTATCCCGGTCGGAAAGGAAAATTCAGTTCAGGAACTTGTACTTTTACGCAAGCGAAAAGGAAAAATCATCCGTGAATCCGTTTTGCCCGTGCGGTTTGTGCCGATGCTAAAAGAGGATGGTGGGAAGTACTGATCGTAGCTCACCGGGTGACTTTGGTTAATTCAATATTCGATATTCCTAGTTTGATATTCTCCAAAGGAGTCCTTCTGACAATATTCCAATTCACCCGGTGAATGTTCCCAAACCCCCAGCAAACCTCTAGCTCTGGCAGCTTTTTCAGGTGATTCACCGGGTGACTGTGTTTCATTCAATATTCCCTGCCTGCATGACGCAGTCAGGCAGGGATATTCCTTGTTCGATATTCAATATTCCAAGTCACCAGGTGAATGGTTTCAAACACCCACCAAACCTGGAACTAACATGGCTTTGGTAGGTGAAATATAGTGAATCAGTAATTAACCGTTGGTCATTGTAATGACTTTTAGTTATGACTTTTGGTCATTAAAGCTCGGGGTTGCCATCCCCTCCTCCCGCTCAAAGCCTGCGCAGCAAAGCTTTCATCCCGGTTTACAATTCACCCCGTGAATGTTACCAAACTATCACCAAACCTGAAACTGGGGTGTCTTTTGAAGGTGATTCACCGGGTGAATGTTTTTCATTCAAGATTCTCCAAAGTAGTCCTTCGGACAAAATTCCAATTCACCTGGTGAATGGTTTAAAACAATCACCAAACATGAAACTGAGGTGGGCTTTGCTGGCAATTCACGGTTTGAATCCGGCTGGTTAGCCTTTTTTTCAAATCTTCTCCAACCTCAAGTAAAAAATGAAAGTAATTTTGCGGGCAAAAATTTCACTATGCCTTTGATCAAATCTATTTCAGGAATTCGCGGAACCATCGGCGACAAGCCGGGCGAGAATTTAACTCCCGTTGATATCGTCAAATTCACTGCGGCTTACGCCACTTTCATCAAATTGCAAACCGAAAAACCCAGGCTGAAAATTGTGATCGGACGTGATGCGCGGGTTTCGGGGGCAATGGTGAACGATCTGGTAACAGGGACGCTGAATGCGATGGGAATTGACGTGATTGACGCCGGACTCTCCACTACGCCAACGGTTGAGATAGCAGTCACAGAAGCCGGCGCCGATGGCGGCATCATCATCACCGCCAGCCACAATCCCGGGCAATGGAACGCCCTGAAGCTGCTGAATAAACGGGGAGAGTTCCTGTCGGATGCCGATGGAAAAGAAATCCTGAAAATTGCCGATGCAGAGGAATTCCGCTTTGCGGCCAACACTGAACTGGGCAAAACGGAAGTGAACGACGGTTTTATTGATCTCCACATCAGGAAAATCCTCGCGCTTCCGCTGGTTGATGTTGATGCCATTAAAAATGCAGGTTTTGCAGTCGCACTCGACGCTGTGAACTCCACCGGAGGTATTGCGATTCCCGCATTGCTCGAAGCGCTTGGGGTGGAACGGATCGAAAAGCTGTATTGCGAGCCAACCGGAATATTTCCCCACAACCCCGAACCATTGCCCGAAAACCTGTTCGAAATCGCCGACCTGGTGGTAAAAAAGAAATGTCACGTAGGCTTTGTTGTTGATCCCGATGTGGACAGACTGGCCATCATTAACGAAGACGGAAGTTTGTTTGGCGAAGAATACACCCTGGTTGCAGTGGCCGATTACATTTTGCAAAACACACCCGGCAACACGGTTTCCAACCTTTCGTCAACCAGGGCTTTGCAGGACGTTACCGAAAAGGCCGGCGGCGCTTACCATGCGTCGGCCGTTGGCGAGGTGAATGTAGTGACCAAAATGAAAGAGGTAAACGCGGTGATTGGCGGCGAAGGGAACGGCGGCGTGATCTATCCCGGGCTTCACTATGGCCGCGACGCGCTGCTGGGCATTGCGCTGTTCCTCACTTTCCTGGCCAAATCAGGAAAAAAATGCTCACAACTCAGGTACGGCTATCCCAGCTATTTCATCTCCAAAAACAAAATCACCCTGGACCCCGAAATGGATGTGGATGATATTTTGGAGAAGGTAAAAGAAAAATACAGCAAGTTCAGGATCAACAGCTTGGATGGGGTGCGGATAGATTTCGACAACGACTGGGTGCACCTGCGCAAATCCAACACCGAGCCCATTATCCGCATCTATTCCGAAAGCGACTCCGAAGCCAAAGCCAGTCACCTCGCCCAAAAGATGATCAGCGATATCAGGGAGATTGTGAAAGGTTAAAGTCAACATTGACACCGAGTGCGGAAGCATCGGATTACAGTTGAGTTGTTCCCGGAAATAACAATTTTCCAAATTTTTCCTCAATCGAAGATCGCTTCTTTGCTTTTATCTGAAATTATGTAATTTTAGGCGATTTTTAAAGCAGAGCATTATGGCAAAAAAAGCAAAGAAAAAAAGGAAGGTCACTAAATTCAAGCCCATTGTTTTTAAACTTTCAGCCAGGCAAAAAAAATCGCTCGACAAGAATTGCCGTGCCCGCAATACCACGACCATCAAGCTGATTAAGAAATCCATCGACCACTATCTTTCGCTTCGGGTGGAAGAAAAACCGGTACAATACATTTCGCCTAACCAGTTGAACCTGTTTGAAGATCAGGATTTGTAAACACGTTGGCTTTCAGTGTAAATTGTAAAAACAAGACTAGAAATCAATTTCAGTTCGTTTTCCGATTAGATTTTTTGATATGACAAAAGAAACAGCAATCAGGCTTTTTAATGATAAAAAGATACGAGCACATTGGGACAAAAATAGTGAAAAGTGGTTTTTTTCAATTGTTGATGTAATAAGTGTACTTACTGAAAGTGAAAATCCTGCTACGTACTGGCGGGTTTTGAAAAAGAGGTTAATTGAAGAAGGGAACCAAACCGTTACAAATTGTAACGCTTTAAAAATGGTAGCAGCTGATGGGAAAATGAGGCTCACTGATGTTGCAGATACAGAGCAATTATTCAGACTCATTCAAAGCATCCCGTCCCCAAAAGCAGAACCATTTAAAATGTGGCTGGCACAAGTTGGAAGGGAGCGAATTGACGAAATTGATGATCCAGAATTAGGAATTGACCGTCTGATGGAAACATATCTTAAAAAAGGCTATAGTAAAGAGTGGGTAAATCAACGATTGAAAAGTATTGAAATTCGCAAAGACCTTACAGATGAATGGGAAAAAAGAGGAGTGAAAAAGGGTCAGGAATATGCAATATTAACTAATGAAATTTCAAAGGCATGGAGCGGTTTTACGACAAAGCAATATAAAAATTACAAAGCTTTAAAAAAAGAGAATCTTCGTGACCACATGACAAATCTTGAACTCGTATTAAATATGCTGGCTGAAGCCTCAACAACTGAAATATCGCAAAAAACCGAACCAAATTCGTTTAGTGAGAATAAGGAAGTTGCTAAAAAAGGCGGAAAAGTGGCAAAGGTTGCTCGATTGCAACTAGAAAAAACAACTAAAGTAAAAGTTGTTTCACGATTAAATGCAAAGAATCTTGGTATTAAAAGTTTAGGAAAAAAGAATGACACTATATAAGCGACAAAGGATTGAAAAATTCGATCGTTCGCTTTGCTGTTTTTTTTTACATTGTTAGAAAATTAACTTTTTAAATAAACAGATATTTTTCTTTAAATCAGCTCAACAAGCTGTAAACAACCCGATGGTAAAATATGCAATCCATCAAAATAATCTATCTTTGCCATGTTAAATCACACTACAATGAATATTTCACACATCCAATCTGCAGGCTTTTTAGGCCCAACCGAAATCGTACTCATTATCTTAGTTGTTGTGCTCCTTTTTGGCGGCAAAAAAATCCCGGAACTAATGAGGGGGATGGGCAAAGGGATCAAGGAGTTTAAAGACGGAATGAAAGAGGGAGAGGAAGAGAAGAAAAAGGAGTGATTGCTTCGGCACTGCGTGCCTCGCAAAATCAAGAGCTTCGGCACTGCGTGCCTCGCAAAATCAAGAACTTCGGTACTGTGTGCCTCGCAAAATCAAGAACTTCGGCACTGCGTGCCTCGCAAGGTAGAGGGTAGGGTTAGAGAGCGATGCCGGTTTTATGAACCAGGGGTTCAAGTTTTCTTATAGCCTCCGCAACCGACTTAACCCCTGCAAATTTCAGACTCAGTTTCTGTTTGTTTTCCCGCATAGCGCATGATCTTGGATTGTTTTTTACAAAATCAAGTACGTGCGTAAATGCTGAAGAACTGTAGTAAGATGAATCTTCAGTTCCTGTAAAATAACCAATTAGATTTTCATTTCTGAGCACAAGTTTTTCAAAGCCTATCTTCCTGGCCATCCACCTTAGTTTTATGGTCTGGAACAAACCGGTAACCTGCTCCGGTACTGGTCCAAACCGGTCAACCAGTTGTTTTTCGATGCGTAGCAATCCTTCTTCTGTTTCGATGCTGTCGAGTTCCTTGTAAATGCTGATCCGTTCGGTGGTGACCGAGATATACTCTTTTGGGATCAATAGTTCGAGATCAGTTTCAATCTGGCAGTCTTTTGCATAAATCTCCTCCTCATGCTCAGCAAACACACCTTTGAATTCCTCTTCGCGTAATTCGAGCATGGCTTCATCGAGGATTTTATTGTACATCTCAAAACCGATGTCGGAGATGAACCCGCTTTGTTCGGCGCCAAGCATATTTCCGGCGCCCCGGATATCGAGGTCGCGCATGGCAATGTTGAAGCCGCTTCCAAGGTTGGAGAACTCTTCGATGGCTTTGAGTCGTTTACGGGCTTCCTGCGTGAGTGTTGACAACGGTGGTGAAAGCAAGTAACAGAACGCCTGTTTGTTTGCACGTCCGACCCTGCCCCGCAATTGATGCAAATCACTCAACCCGAAATTCTGCGCATCATTGATGATGATTGTGTTTGCATTGGGAATGTCAAGCCCGTTTTCGACGATTGTGGTGGCCACCAGCACGTCGAAGTCGCCTTCGATGAACTCGAGCATGGTTTTTTCCAGTTGCTTGCCTTCCATCTGCCCATGGCCGATCCCGACTTTTACTCCAGGGCAGAATTTGCGGATCATGTCGGCCACATCGTTGATATTTTGCACCCTGTTATGAACGAAAAAGACCTGGCCGTTGCGGGAAATTTCATAATTGATGGCGTTGCTGATTACCTCTTCTCCAAAGCCTCTGACCTCAGTGCGGATGGGAATCCGGTTGGGTGGGGGAGTGTTGATAATGGAGAGGTCGCGGGCGCCCATAAGCGAAAATTGCAGCGTTCGTGGTATGGGAGTGGCGGTTAGGGTGAGCGTATCCACATTCACTTTCAGCTTCTTGAGTTTTTCCTTGATGGCCACACCAAACTTCTGTTCCTCATCTATGATCAGGAGTCCCAGGTCTTTGAACTTCACGTCGTTGCCCACCAGCCTGTGGGTTCCAATGATGATATCAATTTTTCCGGTTTCCAGCGCTCTGGTGATCAGGCTTTGCTCTTTTGTGGTCTTGAAACGGTTGATGTATTCGACTTTTACAGGAAAATCGGCCAGCCGTTGACTGAACGTTTTGAAGTGTTGTAAAGCAAGAATGGTGGTTGGAACAAGCACTGCCACCTGTTTGCTGTCGGTGGCTGCCTTGAATGCTGCCCTGATGGCCACTTCCGTCTTGCCGAATCCCACATCGCCACATACAAGCCGGTCCATCGGATAATCTTTTTCAAGGTCGGTTTTCACGTCTATGGTCGCTTTTACCTGGTCGGGGGTGTCTTCATAAATGAACGAAGCTTCGAGCTCGTGCTGAAGGTAACTGTCGGGTGTGAAAGCAAATCCTTTGGCTATTTTTCGTTCAGCGTAAAGCTTGATCAGTTCCCTGGCAATATCTTTTACTTTTTTCTTGGTACGTTCCTTCAGTCGGTTCCAATTGCTGGTTCCCAGTTTATTAAGGCTTGGTGCAATCCCTTCTTTCCCAACAAATTTTGAAATACGATGCAGCGAATGAATGCTGACATAAAGCAAGTCGCCATCCTGGTAAACAAGACGGATGGCTTCCTGTGGTTTGCCATTGTTATCAATCGTTTCCAACCCATCGAACCGTCCTACACCATGATCAATATGGGTAACGAAATCGCCGGGTTGCAGGTTGTAAATCTCCCTGAGGGTAAGTGCTTCTTTCCCTTTTGATCCGTCGCGCAGATGGAAACGGTGGTAACGGTCGAAAATCTGGTGATCGGAGTAACAGGCAATTTTCAACCCGTAATCAACAAAACCCTCATGAACAGGCCTTGCCACAGTAGAATAGGTGGTTCGGTTCTTTTTCCCCTCTTTCAAATGGATGTCATCCAGGATGGCATGCAGGCGCTCAGCCTGTTTCAGGTTGGCAGAAAAAATGATGTTTTCGATGCCATTTACTGAATTATCATTCAGGTTTTGGATCAATAAGCCGAAATTCTTATTAAACGAAGGTTGCGGTGCAGCATCAAAAGTGAAGATTTTAGAATGCTCCAGCAAGGGTTGCCCGCCAAATTCGATTACTTCAAAATCCATTATTCCTCCAAGGAATTCTTTTCCGGAAATAAAGTGTAAGTCAGGTTTATCATCAGGGTGGGCCTGGTGCTGGCCATGCTGGTCAATTAATTTCTCAAATCCTGCCTCCATTTTTTCGATGGTGAGGGGGAGGTTTTCGAACCAAAAAACCGGGCTTTTTTGCAAAAATCCGGTAAAAGGAATTTTAGCAACTTTAAACTCCCTGTTTTGGAGGTCCGGCATGATGGTGACGGAGGGCATCATGGTGAGCGAGAGCTGGTTGGAAGGATCAAAACTGCGGATGGTGTCGATCTCATTACCAAAAAATTCGATGCGGAACGGGTAATCATTTGAAAACGAAAACACATCAAGAATACCTCCGCGAACAGCATACTGTCCCGGCTCAACGACGAAATCCACACGATCGAAACTCATCTCCGCCAGGAATTCCATCACAAAGTCCAGCGACAATTTATCACCTCTTGTAATTTTCAATGTATTTTGACTTACAGTTATCCTGTCGGTCACTTTTTCGGCCAGCGCTTCAGGATAAGTCACTACGGCGAGAAAGCCCCGGTGGTTGAGCATCTTATTGAGTACCTCGCTGCGGAGCAAAACGCTCGCACTGTCAAAAGTGTCCGTTTCGTATGATCTTTTGTTGGATGTGGGCAGAAACAAAACTTTTCGTTTGCTGTACTCCATGTCGCGCTCATCAAAGATCGTTTCGAGGTCGTTGTGGAAGTAGGCTGCTGTTTCTTTGTCAGGCAAAACAAACACCTGCACTTTTTGCAGGATGGTGAGCAATGAAGCCGCAACAAATGCAGGTTGCGAACCCTTCATGCCTGAAATACGCAGGCGCTGATTAACGTTTTGTTTGATTAACCCGGTCATTTCAATGACTTCAGGGCGCCTTTCCAGATGCGCTAAAATTTCCTTTGTTGTCAAACCTTTGCTTTTGGAATTTGGGGGCAAAAGTACATTGAATGTAATTTCGGTCAGGAAAATGTTTGGGATTGTTTTTCAATTTAATGGATTGCAACCTTTCACCAAGATATTCCTTTGCATTTGAAACGCTTTAACTGAAAATTTATCAAATCTCCATCTACAGATGATCAATTCATCAACAGTAAATAGCAACATAACATTCCAGAAGGCAGGCTATTCAGATGCGAAGGTTCTTTTCAGCTTAATTGACAAAACCCAGGATCACCTCAAAATTTGGTTGCCGTTTGTGGATTCGACGCTAAGTTGGAAAAAACAGAGGCATTTATCGGAAGTTTGTTTGTTCCTCATTACCGGGAGAACGTGTTTTATCATTGTATTGATGACGAACTACTGAGGCCATAATCATTGGTTTACTGTACCTTAATTCAATTATTTTATCCGGGACTAATTAATCTAGACGAAATCTTTTTCAAAATAAGATATTGGAAATTAATAGATTGAAAAAAATGTTAGTACGGATTATGTTTGTCAGGAATTATTTATACCATGCTGCCGATTTAATTTAAAAAACTTGATTATTTTTGCTAAATGTTTAACTAAAATCATAACCTTATGAAAAAAATGAAAAGTCTATTAATTATTTTAGCATGTTCATCTGCTATCCTCTTATCAGGGCAGAATGTACCATCTGGGATGACAAGTTCGGAATGGGCCAGACAGAATCAGGACAAATTTAAATACTCTCCTCCTACCGAGGCTGTTCAACCACAGAATAGAGGAAGTTCATTGAACCAAATGAAGGACGGATTCACTTACACGTATATTGGCTTTTTTGATGGGCTCGATGGCCCTTATTATTGGACAAATCCTCCATGTTACACCGGCCAGGAAGCAGCAGCTTTACTTTTCGGTGGTGTCCCAAGTGATTATGCCATTTCCACAAATAGCAGCACTGATCCCAGCACCATAACCTTTACAGCATGGATGGTAACCTGGGGTATCCCGGGTTGGGCTGAGTATGCTCAGGATTATAAATTGGATATTGGCAATGTTGGGTATGATGATCCGGGTGTTACCGGGTCAGCAACTTCCGCCTATATTTGGGATAACCCTCCACCTCCGGGAAGCAGCATAAACTATGTGTGGCGTGTTAGCGGGGGAGCACCCGAAGTACCTGTTTCCAACTGGGCACTCTACCTCGGCATTCTGTTGATGGTTACCTTTGTCGTGATTCGCTTCAGAAGGATGGTATAAACCTTTTTTACAGAAACATTGGAAAAGCTGCCTTGAAAAAGGTAGCTTTTTTATTTTCAGTCCTGAAGTAATTACCGGATTTGATCTCGGTGGCTTAATCATGGGTATTCTCATTGTTTTCTTTCATCAAAAACCCTAAGGGATAAGCCCCCCGGTAATTTTTAAAACATAAATAGTTTGATGAACAGGATTAAAAACCTGTCATAGGTTTTGAATTACCCGTGAAATTACATTGATTGTATTTTGCAGCGTCAAAATGTTTGGCAATGTTTTATCCATAAAAAATGGATGTAAAACACCCAAATAATCGGCTACATTTGCAATATAAATTTTTTCATCCAAAAATCTGCCGGGCATGATCAATTCATTAACCGTAAGTCATAGCATTGTACTTTACCGGATAAGTTATTCAGATGCTGAGCCACTTTTCCTTCTGATCGATCAAAACCGCGAACGCCTTAGAAACTGGCTACCGTTCGTTGATATGACAACAAATGCTTCGCAAACAGAGGCTTTCATTGGAAGCCTTTTTACTCCACATTGCCGCGAAATGGTCTTCACCATTCGTTACCATAATGAAACAGCCGGATTGATTGGGTTCAAAGATATTGACCGGATCAATAAGAAGCTGGAAATCGGGTACTGGATCGCACCTCAATTCGAAGGTAAGGGGATCATCACAAAGTCCGTTGCAGCGATGATTGATGCTGCGTTTGAGAAAATGGAAATGAACCGCGTGCAGATCTGTTGCGGTGTTGGTAACATAAAGAGCAGTAATGTCCCTAAGCGGTTAAATTTTCGCTTTGAGGGCATCCAGCGAAATGGCGAATGGCTCAACGGGCAATTTATCGATCTGGAAGTTTACAGCATGCTGAAAAATGAGTGGAAAAAAGTGGTTTGACGCTACTGAAAAATGACAAAATGTTGTTTTATTTCTGTTTGAAAAATCATTCATTAGAGTACTTCTATTCGGTTGTATATTTTTGATTATCAAGCTAATTTGCAATAAATCAAGGTAATAAAAATCTGTATTTAACCGAGGTTTTGTTTTCTGAAAAAAAAATAAAAAAAAACTGTCAATTTATTTGGTGAATGAATTATTTAAATGGAACTTTGTACGAAGTTCTCTCTTCATTTAATTATCAACTACAAAACTTTTACACATGAAAACTAATGTATTGGTTACTTTTTCCTTTTGGAAAAAGGTGATGGCAGGAATTTTCTTCCTGATGATTTCCGGACATTTGACTCTGCAGGGTCAGGTGCAGTTTCCACAAACCACAAATGCAGATTTTTACAAAGGGTCATACAACGATCTGCTGGTGGGATCTGACAATGTTTATCTTCCATTTCAGGCTACTGCAGTGGGTACATGGCTAACCACAACAATTCTTCCCCAAACCCTTATGGGACATAAAGCTGCAACCTGGAACAACAGGTACGTTTATGTGGTTGGCGGGTACAACGACGCCACTTATTCCAACGCGGTGTACCGTGCCACCCTGCAATCGGGCGGTATCAGCGGATACACAACGTTGAATCCATTACCGGTGGGGTTAAGAGATCATGCAGTCGTTATTGGCTCAAACACTATTTATGTTCTAGGTGGACGGGATGATACGAATCTTTATAACACAATTTATTACGCAACTATCAATACTGACGGCTCTATAGGTCCATGGCAGACATCAGCAGTAACACTTCCTGTGCCTTTGTGGGGACATACTGCAGTCTATTGCAACGGATACATTTATGTAGCCGGCGGAGCGCATAATACGAGCGCCACCACTGCAAGAAATGCTGTTTATTATGCAAAAGTGCTGGCTGATAATACCCTGTCTGCATTCAGTAATGGGACTAATTTGCCTGCTCCACGCAATGGACACAGCATGGTAGTTCACGGGGACAAAGTATATGCTTTGGGAGGTTTCACTCTTGGTGGAGGAAAAGCAAACACGGTATATCATGCCACCTCCGGAAATAATGGTGCTTTAGGGGTATGGACTACCGCTACAGCTTTACCCATCCAGGTAAGTAATCACTCCTCTGTTGCTATTAATGGCATCATCACCGTACTTGCCGGAGAGAGCGGCGGAACATTGAAAAATACGGTTTACTGGGCTGATGTTACCACCTCGCCACTGGTCTGGACTCTTGCCCCTGATGTAATGTATGATTACACCAAAGATGGTGCAGCCTTTGCTTCCAATGGCCAGATTGGTTATTGTGGTGGTGAAAACCTTTCAGGCGCACCTATTCACAATACCAGATATGCCAATCTCACATTATCTCCGACTAATCTTAAAAAAGCCGGATTATTTGTTTCTAATCCGTTTTATGAACTTGGTGCTGAACGCCTAATTTCACAATTAACCTTCACTGCAGCTACTCCCGCAGGTGCAGCCGTTAGTGTTCAGTACCGCGTAGCAGGAAATGACCTTGTTTGGGGTGACTGGACCGCAGCCACCTCAACCAGCCCAATCACTGTGAATCAAACCAAGCAATATCTTCAGTTTAAAGTAAACTTCACCAGCAATGCCATTGCAGCGCCGGTATTCAGCGATCTTACCCTTTTTACTCCCGGTACACAGCTTGCAGGAAACCTCAACGCAATACCAACTTTCACACAGGCTGCCAGTCCTTACTGGGCTACATCAGATATTTCATTTACAGCTGGCACTCACACATTCCAGGCTGGAACTATAATTGTTTTCCTTCCGGGAGTCACTATGACAGTGGGGCAGGCAAACATTATCTGTAGCGGAACAGTTGCAGATTCAGTTAAATTTGTGGGCTATACCAATAACCCAGGACTTTGGAATGGCATCTATTTCAATCCGGACAGTGATAACGGAGTTTCCTCACAATTCAACTACACTGTAATTACCAATGCCGGGAACGGAGGGAACAGCGCAAACCTCTATTGTAACGGATCCAATGAACCTTTGATTAATAATTCCTCCATCAGAAACTCTTCGACCAACGGAATCAGGCTGAATGGATCGCATATTAATCTTCAAAATTCGGTAGTGAGAAACAATGGTACGAATGGCGTTTATCTGGAAAACTCAAATCCTACATTTGTTTCATGTAACATGAATGCAAATGGCGCCGCCGGCATTTATTACACATCAAGCACTTCGACACCAACTTATGCTTCAACTACATGCCAGAATAACTTGTACGGGTTGCATTTTCCATCCCCAAATTTCACCATTTATCCGCCCGATGGAACATTGACACTGACCGGAAACACCTATAACGGGATTTGTATCAATGAAGGAGACGTTGGAAATAACCAACGCTGGTATTCGGTAGCTTACGACTATATTATGCTTGGCAATGTCCGGATTGGACAGATTAACGGTATCTGCAGACTCACCATTGAGCCGGGAAACCGCATCAAATTCCTCCCGGGAAAAGGCATGCAGATTGGTTTTTACCTCAGTGGATGGAATCATGGAGGTGAATTGTACTCAATCGGAACTGCCGACAGCCTGGTGACCTTCACACCGCTTAACGGTACTGCAGGTGGCTGGGAAGGCATTTACTTTGAAAACCTCAGCGACTGGAATGGAGCAACTTCGGTGTTAAATCATTGCGTGGTGGAAAAAGGGAATAACTACAATATTTATTTTGAGAATACCAATTCACCTTCATTAGGCAACTGCCAGATCAAAAATGCTTTATTGGATGGCTTAAAGTTTAATAACGCTTATAACTCTGTATCATCCAGTTCAATTACAAATAATGGCAGATATCCGGTATACATCAGCGAAGTGAATACCATCCCGACGATGGTTGGGAATACCTATTCCGGCAACGCGATCAACCTGATAGGATACTGCGGTGGTAGCCTATCTGAAAACAGGACATTTTTTAATGATGGAATCAATTACCATATCCTCGATGATATTAAAATTGGCAAAATCAACGATGTCCGAAGATTAACCATCAGTCCGGGGCTGACGCTTTTCTTTGCAGATGGAAAAGGCATTCAGGTAGGTTATTATCTCAGTGGGTGGAATCATGGTGGTGAGTTGTATGCCATCGGAAATGCCGCTAACCTGATTACATTTACCCCTTACAGCGGAACAGAAGGAAACTGGAATGGAATCTATTTTGAAGACCGCAGCGACTGGAATGGCTCAACCAATCAGTTGAAATACTGTGTGGTGGAAAAATCCAATGACTACAATATTTATTGTGAGAACACGAATTCGGTGTCAATCGAAAATTGCACCTTACGAAACGCAGTAACAGATGGTATCAGGTATTATCAAAGCCATGGCGCCTATAACACTAACACGTTCAGTAATAATGGAAGATACCCGGTGTATTATACCAACTGGTGGTCGTCACCTACACACGCTAATAATACCTTCACCGCTAATGGCGTAAATCAGATTGCGCTTTCAGGAGGGAATTTCACAGAAAGCCGCACCATCACCAAGGACAATGCAGAGTATCTTTTACTGGACAATATCCTCATCGGCCGGATTAATGAAGTTTGCAGATTAACCATAGAGCCGGGAGTAATTCTAAATTTTAATTCGGGTAAAAGCATTCAGATGGGTTACTATCTCAGTGGTTGGAATTACGGTGGTGAGTTGCATGCACCAGGAACCAGCGATAACCGGATAATTTTCAGACCGGCCAGCGGGATTGCTGGCGACTGGTCTGGGCTATATTTTGAAGACCGAAGCGACTGGGCTGGAGCAACAAGTTTGCTGAGCTATTGCACCATTGAAAAAGGCAACCTGTATAACATTTATGCTGAGAATACCACTCAACCG
It contains:
- a CDS encoding right-handed parallel beta-helix repeat-containing protein, which codes for MKTNVLVTFSFWKKVMAGIFFLMISGHLTLQGQVQFPQTTNADFYKGSYNDLLVGSDNVYLPFQATAVGTWLTTTILPQTLMGHKAATWNNRYVYVVGGYNDATYSNAVYRATLQSGGISGYTTLNPLPVGLRDHAVVIGSNTIYVLGGRDDTNLYNTIYYATINTDGSIGPWQTSAVTLPVPLWGHTAVYCNGYIYVAGGAHNTSATTARNAVYYAKVLADNTLSAFSNGTNLPAPRNGHSMVVHGDKVYALGGFTLGGGKANTVYHATSGNNGALGVWTTATALPIQVSNHSSVAINGIITVLAGESGGTLKNTVYWADVTTSPLVWTLAPDVMYDYTKDGAAFASNGQIGYCGGENLSGAPIHNTRYANLTLSPTNLKKAGLFVSNPFYELGAERLISQLTFTAATPAGAAVSVQYRVAGNDLVWGDWTAATSTSPITVNQTKQYLQFKVNFTSNAIAAPVFSDLTLFTPGTQLAGNLNAIPTFTQAASPYWATSDISFTAGTHTFQAGTIIVFLPGVTMTVGQANIICSGTVADSVKFVGYTNNPGLWNGIYFNPDSDNGVSSQFNYTVITNAGNGGNSANLYCNGSNEPLINNSSIRNSSTNGIRLNGSHINLQNSVVRNNGTNGVYLENSNPTFVSCNMNANGAAGIYYTSSTSTPTYASTTCQNNLYGLHFPSPNFTIYPPDGTLTLTGNTYNGICINEGDVGNNQRWYSVAYDYIMLGNVRIGQINGICRLTIEPGNRIKFLPGKGMQIGFYLSGWNHGGELYSIGTADSLVTFTPLNGTAGGWEGIYFENLSDWNGATSVLNHCVVEKGNNYNIYFENTNSPSLGNCQIKNALLDGLKFNNAYNSVSSSSITNNGRYPVYISEVNTIPTMVGNTYSGNAINLIGYCGGSLSENRTFFNDGINYHILDDIKIGKINDVRRLTISPGLTLFFADGKGIQVGYYLSGWNHGGELYAIGNAANLITFTPYSGTEGNWNGIYFEDRSDWNGSTNQLKYCVVEKSNDYNIYCENTNSVSIENCTLRNAVTDGIRYYQSHGAYNTNTFSNNGRYPVYYTNWWSSPTHANNTFTANGVNQIALSGGNFTESRTITKDNAEYLLLDNILIGRINEVCRLTIEPGVILNFNSGKSIQMGYYLSGWNYGGELHAPGTSDNRIIFRPASGIAGDWSGLYFEDRSDWAGATSLLSYCTIEKGNLYNIYAENTTQPVLENCVLSDATETGLKLMNSTLTIKKSSFINNGAYGMYLDGSSSATIGNTAEFTCNFYHNAGTHELYNNTANNINARYNFWGTADSAMIASRIYDKYDNSAKGIVYFGNFAQLPVLPTPTTAMSGWVKYANPGSNPMKNAAMAIKDFGGTAIASTTTNLLGNYTFAPFTSGNYQMTITPSNAWGGGNGTDALKILRHFAQLETLTGMKLAAADVNKSSTVNGTDALFIMKRFATLINSFPSGDYLWHTESLTINGNQITNNIKMLCFGDVDASYAPAKKDDPLVHIIYNGSVTIGSFTEFDVPVKLKDGMKVGAISLGFTYPEEYFEVLGVELMNGSQSYLFNASDGLAKIAWCDLNAMSVSNDEVMLTLKMKSLDLQGLNYNVQLGIDESCELADESANPIPSWIEIPEIIHQTTGIGNDKPGDPFIVYPNPMAANQPLHITLQAESSVRISIINEIGQQVKEIAETNMATGNHEIVIDKNLLEAGIYFLKIEVQQPNFTGSKVIKMVVTE